In Rhodobium gokarnense, the genomic stretch AAATGGTTCTGCAGCTTCAAGACCCGGTCGCGCAGCCGGTTGGTGTCGTCGGCAAGGTGCGCGACCTCGCGCTGGATGACGAGGGCCTCCTCGCGCATCCTGACGTCGCGCAGCACCGTCTGCACGATCTGGATGGAAAGGACGAGCAGGGCCGGGGAGACGATGACGACCCGCGCCCGGTGCGCCTTCTGGACGAGGTCGTCGAAATGCTCGTGCAGGTCGGCGAAGATCGCCTCCGACGGCACGAACAGGAAGGCGGTGTCCTGGGTCTCGCCGGGAATGAAGTAGCGTTCCGAAATGTCCTGCACGTGCTTTGAGATGTCGCGCCGCACCTGCTGCGCCGCTTGCTGCGCCTGCTCCGGCGTCTCCGCCTCGCGGAACCGGGTGAAGCCTTCTAAGGGAAACTTGGCGTCGACGACGAGCCCAGGCGCCTCGTTCGGCATGTGGATGAGGCAGTCGGGCCGCGTGCCGGAACTGAGCGTTGCCTGCAGGGTATAGCTGCCGGCCGGCAGGCCGTCGGAGATGATCGCTTCCATGCGGCCCTGGCCGAAGGCGCCGCGGGTCTGCTTGTTGGCAAGTACCTGCTGCAGGCCGCTGACCTGGCCGGTGAGGTCCTGGATCGACTTCTGCGCCCGGTCGATCAGCGCCAGCCGCTCGTTGAGCTGGCTGAGGTTGGACTGGGTGTCCTTGGAGGTCTGCGACATCGACTGGCCGAGCCGGTGGCCGAGCCCGTCGAGCCGCTCGGCCAGCGCCCGCGTCAGGTCCGACTGGCGCGAACCGAACACCTCGGCCATCGTCTGCATGCGCCCGGTCATTTCCGACTGGGTGCGCAAGAGGTCGGCGATGCGCGCCTCCATCTCGTGGCCGCGCTCCGCCGCGGCCGCTTCCGCCTCGGCCCGGGCCCGCGCATTGCGCCAAAGCGCCACGGTCATGACCAGAAGGATGAGGAAGAAGAGGAGGGCTGCGGCAAAAACCGCCTCACCGGTGGAGACGGCGCGGTCCCCGATAAGCAACAAGGTCTCGTTCATGAAACAAAGATAGAACGATTCGTCACGTCGTTCGACATCCAACGCGTGCACGCGCGCGTACAAAGTTGACCAATAAATGTGGATTGCCTATTTCTAAGCCCATGGCCAAGCTCGATATCATAACCCTGCCCGATCCCCGCCTCCGCCTGGTTTGCGAACCGGTCAAGGAGGTCGACGATGACATTCGCCAGCTGATGGACGATATGCTGGAGACGATGTACGACGCGCCGGGCATCGGCCTTGCCGCGATCCAGGTCGCCGTGCCGAAGCGGGTGATCGTCGTCGACGTCGCCGGAAAGGACGAGGAGGAGAACCCGATCTGCCTCGCCAATCCGGAAATCCTCTGGAAGTCCGAGGAGACCAAGGTCTACCAGGAAGGCTGCCTGTCGATCCCGGACTATTACGAGGATGTCGAGCGGCCGGACCGCATCCGGGTGAAGTTCCTCGGCTACGACAACACCTGGCAGGAGATCGAGGCCGACGGCGTGCTCTCGGTCTGCATCCAGCACGAGATCGACCATCTCGATGGTGGCCTCTTCATCGACTACCTGTCGAAGCTGAAGCGCGACCGGGTCGTCAAGAAGTTCAAGAAATACGCCCGCCAGGACGTCAAGTTCGAAAAGGTCGGCGCGGCGTAACCTCAAATTTCGCAAAACTTCCGGCGTTCCGAACCGTCTTCGTTTCTTGTGCCTTGCGTGATATCATCTGATATCAAATTGGCGTATGGCGAGGCGAGATGACATGGCCGATCTCCTGATCCGCAATATCGATCCGGGCCTGAAGGAACGACTGCGCCAACGGGCCGAGGCGCACCGGCGCAGCCTTTCCGACGAAGTGAAGGCTCTGTTGGGCCAGCAACTTGCGCCAGCAGATGAGCGCAAGGGGCTGGGTACCCGGATACATGAGCTGTTCGCACCGCTTGGCGGCGTTGATCTGGAGCTTCCCGAGGACCAGTTCCCCGAAGCGCCGCCGCGTTTCGAATGATCCTGCTCGATACCAACGTGGTGTCGGAACTGATGCGTCCGGCACCGAACCGGCAGGTCGTCGCGTTCATTGATGGCCATGCAAGGACGCACTTTTTCCTCCCGGCGCCTGCGCTTGCGGAGCTCTTCGCAGGTGTCGAGCTTCTGCCGGACGGGCGCCGCAAGGCAGACCTGCGTGGCCAGCTGCAGCGCGTGGCCGACGACTTATTTGTCGGTCGTATCGCTCCGTTTGATGAGGAAAGTGCGCGTGCCTACGGGCTGGTCATCGCGGAGCGCACGCGCCAGGGTCGACCCATCTCCGTTGTGGATGCCGAGATCGCGGCCATCGCCCGCCACACCGGCTTTGCCGTTGCGACACGAAACCTCGGTGATTTCGTGGGGCTCGGGCTTGCTCTCATCGACCCGTTTGATAAACCGGCCTGACCGACAACAAACCGCCGGGAAGGCGCGCTGCCAGCCATGCCTCTCAAGATCGCCTTCATGGGAACGCCGGACTTTTCCGTGCCGACGCTGGTGGAAATCCTCGGCCAGGGCCACGAGGTCGCCGCCGTCTACACGCGCGCCCCGCGCCCGGCCGGTCGCGGCATGGACGAGCGCAAATCCCCGGTGCACGAAAAGGCCGAGGCCTTCGGCATTCCGGTGCACACGCCGAAGACCCTGCGCGATGAGGCCGAGCAGGCGCGCTTTGCCGACCTCGGCGTTGATGTCGCCGTGGTCGTTGCCTATGGCCTGATTCTGCCGGCCCCCGTGCTCGATGCCCCGGTCCATGGCTGCCTCAACCTCCATGCCTCCCTGCTGCCGCGCTGGCGCGGCGCGGCGCCCATCAACCGGGCGATCATGGCCGGCGACGCGGCCACCGGCGTTATGGTCATGCGCATGGAGGAGGGGCTCGACACGGGCCCCGTCTGCATGTCCGAAGAGGTTGCGATCACAGGAGAAATGACGGCCGGCCAGCTTCACGACCGGCTCGCCCGGCTCGGCGGCGACCTCATGGTCCGGGCCTTGGCCGCGCTGGAGCGCGATGCCCTTTCCTGCACGCCGCAGGGCGCGCAAGGCGTCACCTACGCGAAAAAAATCGACAAGGCCGAGACACGTATACACTGGACGCGGACCGCCGATGAGTTGCATGATCACGTCCGTGGCCTCTCGCCATTCCCGGGTGCCTGGTGCGAGATGGCCCGCGGCGGCAAGACGGAGCGCATCAAGGTTCTGCGCACCGAAACCGCCGAGGGGACAGGAGCACCCGGAACGCTGCTTGACGACGCACTGACCATTGCCTGCGGTGACGGAGCCATCCGACTGCTGGAGGTTCAGCGGGCCGGCAAGGCGGCGATGTCGGCGGAGGCCTTCCTGCGTGGTGCCGGTCTGACGGTCGGTGCTGTGCTCCGGTAACAGACGGAGGGGGCCGTCATGACCGAACCCGCCGATTTGATCGTTCGCGAGGAGCACATCGCGGAGCGGTCGTCCGTTGTTCGCCTTCTGTGCGACGCCTTCGGCAAGATCGATGAAGCCCAACTCACCGAGGACCTGCACCGCGACGGCGACGTCCTGGTCGGTCTCGTCGCCGAGGCCGATGGTGACATCGTCGGCTATGTCCTGTTCTCGCGCGTCGTCATCGAGACCCTGGAAGGCCCGGTGCCCGCCGTGACGCTGGCGCCGCTCGCCGTCGCCGAGGCCTATCGCCGGCGCGGCATCGGCGCCGCGCTCGTCGAACAGGGGCTCGGACGCCTCGCCGCCAAGGGCGAAGACATCGTCTTCGTCATCGGCCACCCGGACTACTACCGGCGCTTCGGCTTTTCGTCGGAAGACGCCAGGGCGTTCCGCTGCCCGTGGTCGAAGGAGGCGGGCGATGCCCACATGGTGCTCTCGCTGACGTCCCGCAGGCTTGCCGGCAAGACCGGCAGCGTCACCTACAGCCGCGGCTTCGAGCGCTTCGTTCCGGCCGGAGAGGCCTCGAGATGACCCGGCCATGCCACGCTACAAGCTGACCGTCGAATATGACGGCGGACCGTTTGTCGGCTGGCAGCGGCAAAAGAACGGGGTGAGCGTCCAGGAGGTGCTGGAAGCGGCCGTCGCCGGCTTTTGCGGCGAGACGGTCACCGTCGGCGGAGCAGGGCGCACCGATGCCGGCGTCCACGCCCTCGGCCAGGTCGCCCATGTCGATCTGGCGAAGAACTGGCCGAGCGACACCGTGCGCGACGCCCTCAACGCCCATCTGCGCCCGCATCCCGTGGCGGTGCTTTCGGCCGAGAGCGTTCCAGACGATTTCGACGCAAGGTTTTCCGCCACCGCCCGGCATTATCTCTACCGCATCGTCAACCGCCGCGCGCCGCTGACCGTGGAGCGCGGCCGCGCCTGGCAGGTGACCAAGCCGCTCGACGCGGAGCGCATGCACGCGGCGGCCCAGCACCTCGTCGGCCTGCATGACTTCACCACCTTCCGGTCCAGCGAATGCCAGGCGAAGAGCCCAGTGAAGACGCTGGATGTCCTCAGCGTCGAACGCATCGGCGAGACCATCGAGATACGCGCCTCGGCCCGCTCCTTCATGCACAATCAGGTCCGCTCCATGGCCGGCTCGCTCGCCGAGGTTGGCACCGGCCGCTGGTCGCCTGAGGATATGAAGGCCGCGCTGGAAGCGTGCGACCGCACCCGCTGCGGCCCCGTCGCTCCGCCCGACGGGTTGTTTCTGACGGCGGTGGATTATGAGTAGGCACGATTGGTCGCAGGCGCTTCCGTCGGCTGGGCGGTCGCACTGGATTGCTTCGCTTCGCTCGCAATGACGGCGAATGGTTAATTCCTAAGACATTTCAACATCATTGCGAGGAGGCTGCCAAACACTCGGCCGTCACCCCGGACTTGATCCGGGGCCCATTGCCCCTATCAAAACGGTATGTCCGGTGTTGTTAAAGCAAGGCGCTGGCGCAGGGATCTGCCACGGCAAGACTCTCGACGGGCTACTGTGTTGCCAACGGGCAATGGGTACCGGGTCTCCGCTTCGCTTCGCCCGGCATGACGGAGAAGGATGTCCTACCGCCCACCCAGCCGTCGATAAATCTCCCGACCCGCTCGCCCGGTAACCTCCATGCCGAAATGGGCTTCGGCCCGCTCGATGCCGGCGCGGGTGGCCTGGCCGACCTTGCCGTCCGGCTCGCCCACATTGAAGCCGGCGCGGTTGAGGAGCTTTTGCAGCTCCAGCCGCTCCGCCCGCGACAGGCCGCCGTCACGGGTCGGCCAGGGCGTCTGGATCGGCCCGTAGCCGGCCAGCCGGTCGGCGAGGTGCGAGATCGCCAGCGCGTAGGATTCGGCGAGATTGTAGGAATAGATGGCGTTGAAGTTGCGGAACACGAGGAACGCCGGGCCGCGCTTTCCGGCAGGAAGCAGAAGCCCGGCATTGCCGCCATTGCCGAGCGGGCGCCCGTCGACCTTGGTGAGGCCGCGCTTGCGCCAGGTGGCGATCGAGGCCGTGCGCTTGCGCCCCGACGGCCCGCGATAGCCGTTCGGCAGCTTCACCTCCCAGAGGAAGGATTCGCCCGGCCGCCAGCCGGATTTCCTCAGGAAATTCGCAGTTGAGGCGAGCGCGTCGGGCACGGAGTTGATGAGGTCGCGCCGTCCGTCGCCGTCGCCGTCGACGGCGAGCCGCCTGTAGGTGGTCGGGATGAACTGGGTCTGGCCGAAGGCGCCGGCCCAGGAGCCGTAGAGCTGGTCCGTCCTCAGGTGATCCTGGCTGGCCAGCTTCAGCGCCGCAATGAGCTGCTCGCGGAAGAAGCTTGAGCGCCGCCCGCCGACGCAGGTCAGGCTGGCGAGCGCGTGCGGGATATAGAAGTCGCCCTGGTCGCGGCCGTAATTGCTCTCAATGCCCCAGACCGCGGCGACCACGTGGCGGTCGACGCCATAGCGCTGCTGCACTGCCCGCAGCACCCGGTCGTATTTCCGCATCATCGCCTTGCCGTCGCTGATGCGCTGCTCGTCGACGAGGAAGGCCATATAGTCCCAGATCGGCGTCTTGTGCTCCGGCTGCTTGCCGGAGAACCGCACGGCCTTTTCGTCGTAGCGCGCGCCGTCGAGCGCCTTGGAAGCGACCGAAGGGCTGACGCCGGCGCGGACGGCGTCGCGTTTCAGCCCGGCGACGCAGCTCTCGAACGAGGCTGCTGCCGGCCGCGCCACGGCCATTGCCGCCAGGGCGAGGGCAAGCGCCAGGCTGGCGCGTCGGGTTGTCGGTCGGCCGGGCATCCCCTTCTCCGCGAATCATCCGTATTTGCCCGACTATGGCAGCGGATTGGGGCAGGTAAAGGGGGATGGCGAAGGGCCGGCGGTTGCGGCCGCGCGCCGCCAGTCACATTCCCGTGTGGTCCGGGGGGCGGCGAAGAGCGGTCAGGTAATGCCGACCATCTGGCCGATCAGTTCGCTGAGGAAGAGCCCGAGCACGAAATCGAGGGCGACGAGGCCGACGACGACCGAGGTCTGTCCGCCGAGTGCCGCCCGCGTCACCACGTAGCGGTAGCGCAGCACCACGCCGACGGCGACCAGCGTCAAAAGCATCATCATCTGCCCGGAGACGACGCCGAGGGCGTAGAGGATCTGCGGCAGGGCGTAGGGCACGAGGGCGATGACGCTGGTCCAGTTGCGGGCAACGATCAGCGGAATGTAGCGCTGGGAAAAGCCGAGCGGCCCGGCGATCGCCGCGGTGACCAGCGGAAAGGCGAGCCAGTCGACCGCGATGCCGAGGGCACTGACGAGGAAGAACAGGCCGTCGGGAAAGTCCGCCGCCGTCACCGGCAGCATCTCGATGCTGACGGCGCGCTGGGCGAGCAGCGTCGGCAGATAGAGCGGCAGCATCAGGAGGATGGCGCCGAAGGAGCGCCAGAAACCGTCGATGCTGATATCGAAGGCCCGCATGCCGGCGTCCTTGCCCTTCATCAGAAGCCAGGCGCCGGTCAGCGAACGCGAAATCTCCTCAAGCGTCAGCATCAACGGCTGTTTCCGTTCGCCGCGGCAAAGAAGCCGTCAAGGAAGCGCTCGTAGATCGCCGACAGCCGGTCGAGGTCGGCGGTCGGCACCCGCTCGTCGACCTGGTGCATGGTCTGGCCGACGAGGCCGAACTCGACCACCGGGCAGACATCCTTGATGAAGCGGGCGTCCGATGTGCCGCCATTGGTGGAAAGCTCCGGCCGCCGGCCGATGACCTCGGCAATGGCATCGGAAAGGGTACCGATGAGGTCGCTCGCCTCGGTGCGGAACACGTCGCTGACGGCGGGCTCGAAGGCGAGATCGTAGCGGATGCTATTGCCGGCAGCCGCATCGAGCGTCTCCGTCAGCCAGGCCTTCAGGCTTTCCGTCGTCCAGGTGTCGTTGAAGCGGATGTTGAAGCGCGCGGTCGCCTTGGCCGGAATGACGTTGAAGGCCGGATTGCCGACGTCGATGGAGGTGACCTCCAGGTTCGAGGGCTGGAAATGCTCCGTGCCGCCGTCGAGCGGCTCGGCGATAAGCGCGTCGATCAGACGGACGATACCGGGGATCGGGTTGTCGGCGAGATGCTGGTAGGCGGCGTGGCCCTGCGTCCCCGTGACGGTCAGCGTCGCGGACAGGCTGCCGCGCCGGCCGATCTTGATGGCATCGCCGAGGGTTTCCGGATTGGTCGGCTCGCCGACGATCGCCGCATCGAAGGCCTCGCCGCGCGCCGTGCACCAGTCCAGGAGCTTGCGCGTGCCGTTGACGGCCGGACCTTCCTCGTCGCCGGTGATGAGGAACGAGATCGAGCCGGAAAAGCCGTCGTTTTTCTCCAGGAACCGCAGGGCTGCGGCCAGGAACGCGGCGATGCCGCCCTTCATATCGACGGCGCCGCGGCCATAGAGCACCCCGTCGACGATCGTTCCGGCAAACGGATCGTGGCTCCAGTGCGCCGCATCGCCGACTGGCACCACGTCGGTGTGGCCGGCAAAGGTCAGGTGCGGCGCACCGCTGCCGATCCGCGCATAGAGGTTTTCCACGTCCGGCGTGCCCGGCTCGGAGAACACCATCCGGTGGACCGTGAACCCGGCCGCCGACAGCACCTCGTCCAGATAGGCGAGCGCGCCGCCTTCCTCAGGCGTCACGGACGGGCAGCCCAGCAAGTCACGGGCAAGGCGGATCGGATCGGTCGTCGGTGCAGCGGTATCGGTCATGAAGGCTCGTCGGTCTCCTTTCGGCAGATGAGCATTTAGAGCACTTGGCCCTGATATTGAAGCGATTCCGCAACGAACCAATCCAGCCGTTCGGCGGCAAAACGTCCGCGTTGGTTGTGGCCTTCGTGCAAATACCTCTTTTGCATCACCGTCCTTGCTCGTGTCCTCCCCCGTTTTTCGGGGTCGGTACATCCTGCGGGTGCACGAATTGTTCGCATTTTCGCGGTTCAATTGGCCGGTTGACCTTGCGCGGCCCGCACGCCGCCGCAGGCGCCTTACCGAGGGGGACGGCCTTTTGGACGAGACGACGACAGAGACCGCGGCAACGTCCGGCACCGGCTGGGGGCCGGCAATCGCCCGCGAATGGATGCTGGCGGCGGCGGCCGTCACCTGCGGCATCTTCCTCGTCTATGGCGAAACCCTCTTTCCGGACCTGTCCGATCCGGTCTCCCTCGTCCTCTTGTCGGCCTGGCTGTTCGCGATCGTCCTCGGCTCCGCCCTCGGCGTCGTCCGCCATGCCGAGCATGTCTCGGAGCGGCTCGGCGAGCCCTACGGCACGCTGGTGCTGACGCTCGCCATCGCCGCCATCGAGGTGATGAGCATCACCGCGGTGATGATGCATGGAGAGAACAACCCGACGCTGGTGCGCGACACGCTCTTTTCCGTCACCATGATCTTCATGGCCGGCATGGTCGGCATCGCGCTGCTCCTCGGCGCCATCCGCCACCGCGAGCAGAGCTTCAACCTGCAGGGCGCCAACGCCTATCTCGGGCTCATCGTGCCGCTCGCCGTGTTCAGCCTCGTGCTGCCCGAATTCACGCGCTCCACCTCCGGCCCGACCCTGACGCCCGCGCAGCAGTTCATGGTCGGCGCGATGGCGGCCGGGCTCTATATCGTCTTCCTCTTCATCCAGACGGGCCGGCACCGGGACTATTTCGCACAGCCCGATGTCGCCGTGGAAGCCGATGCCGGGGAAGGGCATGCGCCGCCGCCGCTGCTGCCGCACGTGCTGCTGCTTCTTGCCTATATCGTGCCGGTCGTCTTCCTCGTCGAACAGCTTGCCCGGCCGATCGACTACGTGATCGGGGCCTTCGGCGCCCCCCACATCGTCGGCGGCGTCATCGTCGCCGTCCTCGTGACGACGCCGGAAGCCATCGGCGGCGTCAAGGCGGCGCTGCGCAACCGGCTGCAGATCTCGGTCAACGTCTTCCTCGGCTCGGTGCTGGCGACAATCGGGCTCACCGTTCCGATCATGCTGGTGGTGTCCAACCTGATCGGCCTTGAGTTGGTGCTCGGCCTGCAGTCGACGGAGATGGTGCTGCTGCTCCTGGTGCTGGTGGTCAACGTCATCACCTTTTCCAGCGGCCGCACCAACCTCCTGCAGGGCGCCGTCCATCTGCTGTTGTTCCTGGCCTTCCTGTTCCTTTTGTTCCAGGACTGAAAACCCCTTTCGAAACCGTTTGTTGAGTCCTTGGCGCTAGGGTCTCCCGCAGTATGTGTGCGTCGCACGGATGCCGGTGCGACAGGAATTCGGGTCCAGGCCAGGGGGCATCGCATGACCGTTTCTTCTTCCCGACAATTCGGACTTCTCGCCGCTCTCGCCATGGTCCTGGCGATCGCCGTTGCCGGCGCCGGCGCGGCCCGCGCCCAGGACGCCGGCGATGCGACGACGGCCGTTCAGGAGGCCTCCAAGGAGGTCCGCGTCGGCTACCGCGTCAGCGCCCCCTTCGTCATGCGCGACGGCGACGGCAAGCTCGGCGGCATGGCCGTCCAGCTCTGGGAAAAGATCGCCGAAGAGCTCGGCTACACGGTGACCTACAACGAGTATCCGCATATTCCGGAGCTCCTGAAGGCGGCGGAGACCGGCGAGATCGACGTTGCCGTCGGCGGCATCTCGATCACCGAGGAACGCGCCAAGCATGTCGATTTCTCCCAGCCCTGGTTCGATGCCGGGCTCAGGGTGATGGTCGACGAAAGCGGGACGACGTCGTTTGGCGACATCTGGACCGGCCTGGCCGATGCCGGCTACCTGAAATCCTATGGCTGGCTGATCTTCATCATCATCGTCGCGACCGTCGGCCTCACCCTCTTCGACCGCCGCTTCGACAAGAACTTCACCAAGAGCTGGCGCGAAGGCGTCGCGGAAAGCTTCTATTCGGTCATGCTGGTGGTGACCAAGGGAACGCTGCCGAGCCGCTCCAAGCTGTTCGGCTGGATGGGCCGGATCTTCTCCGCCTTCTGGCTGGTCGTCGGCATCGCCGTCTTTGCCTACATCACCTCCTCGGTGACCAGCGTCATGACCAGCCTTGCCATCGAGGGCGGCATCAACGGTCCGGACGACCTCAACGGCCACACCATCGCCGTCTTCACCGGCAGCATCGGCGAGGAGGTGATGCGCAACGAGGGCATCGACACCCGCGGCTATGACGATGTCGATGCCGCGGTCGAGGCGCTGCGCGCAAACGACGTCGACGCCATCGTCGCCGATGCCGCCGTGCTGGAATATTACAAGCGCGAGCATCCCGGGCTCGGCCTCGACGTGGTTGGCCGCATCTTCCATCCCGACAAGTTCGGCTTCGCGCTGCCCTACAAGGACACGTCGCTGATCTTCCCGGTGACCGTCACGCTCTTGATGCTCCAGGAAGACGGCTTCGTCGACCAGCTCGAAAAGCAGTATTTCGGCGACGAAAGGTGAGGGACAGAAGGTCCGTCCGGCGGATGGCCTTCGGGCGGCAGGGCCGGCCCAGCGAACCGGCGTTTACGACGCGACCGAAAATGCTATGTAGGGCCGCATGACGACTGCGGCATCAGACCGGCAACGAACGCGCATCAGCCTGTTCTGCGCCTTGCGCGAGCTGCGGGGCCCTCTGGCCGCGCTGTCGCTTTTGATGTTCGTTGCCAACGTCTCCTTCGCCGGCGGCGTGGCGGTCGTCGTCGATGATGGGGCGGGCGGCTACAGGCTGGTCACCTGCCTCCATCCGGACGGCCACCGGATCGACGGCGACAGCACCGCCAGCGCCGTCACCGACTGCCTGACCTGCTGCCTCGGCGTCGCAAAGGCGATGGCCGTGCCCGAAGCGCCGGCCGACATCCTGCGGCCGATCGGCTATCTCACCTCCGCGCTTCCCGCGGCAACGGACCCCGCCGATCCGGCGGCCGCGCGGCACCGCTCGATCCGCGCCCCGCCGATCTTTTCCTGACACCCCGTGACCAATCGGGCCCGGCCTCGCCGATGGCATCCGCCGGCCGCCCGCTGCCATGAACGAACAGGAGAAGATGAGATGTCCCGACTTTCCGCGATCCTTGCCGCTGCAACGCTCAGCCTTGCCGCCGCGACCCTTTCCCCGGCCGCCCGTGCCGACGATCACGCCATGATGATGGAGGGCGGCTCGGCGACGATCGGCGATCTGCAACTGACCGGCGCCTGGACCCGCGCCACGCCGCCTGCCGCCCGCGCCGGCGGCGGCTATCTGAAGATCACCAACAACGGGTCAAAGACCGACTATCTGGTCTCCGGCTCGGTCGATTTCGCCGAACGGGTGGAGATCCACGAGATGTCGGTGATCAACGACGTCATGAAGATGCGCCACCTGGAAGACGGCCTGCCGGTTCCCCCGGGCGAGACCGTGGCGCTGGAGCCCGGCAGCTACCACGTCATGTTCATGGGCATGACCGAGCCGTTGACCGAAGGCAAGGCGGTCGACGTCACGCTGACCTTCAGGAATGCCGGCGACGTCACCATCAAGATGCCGGTCGCCAAGGTCGGCGCGCGCTCGCTGTCCGGCAAGGACGGCGGCGCGATGCAGCACGACCACGGCCAAATGGACATGCAAAAGAGCGAGTAGCCGCTCTTTTTCGATCCGAAACACAGTGCACCTTGCGCCGCCGCGAAAAACCGGCGGCGCCTTTTGGCCCATGGCCAGGCCTCAGAGCCAAATCAGTCGGGAATGTTCGCCCGCTTGCCGTAGGCGTTCGGTCCCTTCTCGCCCGCCATCACGCCGAGGAAGATCTCCGTCAGGATATTGACGAAGGGCACCAGGGCGAGCAGCGCCACGAAGCCCGTCAGCCCGTAATCATGCGCGCGCTTCGCCATCAGGGCGATTTCCGCCCAGACCATCGGGATTGCCGCAAAGGTGAGGATGGCGCCGACCATCGGCTGCGTCTGCGGGTAGCGCACCGCCGTGCCGAGCAAGATGATCGTTATCAGGTGCAAGAAGAACATGCCGAGCCAGTAGGGCTCGCGCGAAATCCGCCCGTCGATGCCGGCGAACAGCCAAAGGACGCCGCGCATCTTCGGCAGGCCGCCGCCCTGGCCCGTGCTCATGGCCGCGCCTTTGCGGCCATATGCCCGCCGAATTCGCGATATCCTCTCTGTCGCTTCGCCATTCAGTCGCGCAAGAGCTCGTTGATGGAGGTCTTGGAGCGCGTCTTCTCGTCCACATGCTTGACGATGACGGCGCAGTAAAGGCTCGGCCCCGGATCGCCGTTCGGCAGCGGCTTGCCGGGCATGGAGCCGGAGACGACGACGGAGTAGGGCGGCACCCGGCCCATATGCACTTCGCCGGTGTCGCGGTCGACGATCTTGGTCGAGGCGCCGATGAAGACGCCCATGGAGATCACCGAGCCCTCGCCGACGATGACGCCCTCGACGACTTCCGAGCGCGCGCCGATGAAGCAGTTGTCCTCGATGATGGTCGGGCCGGCCTGCAGCGGCTCCAAAACGCCGCCGATGCCGGCGCCGCCGGAAAGGTGCACGTTCTTGCCGATCTGGGCGCAGGAGCCGACGGTCGCCCAGGTGTCGACCATGGTGCCCTCGTCCACATAGGCGCCGAGATTGACGAAGCTCGGCATCAGGACGACGCCCGGCGCAACGAAGGCGGAACGGCGCACGGTGCAGTTCGGCACGGCGCGGAACCCGGCATTCTCGAAATCCATCGCCCGCCAGCCGTCGAACTTCGACGGCACCTTGTCCCACCAGGCGGCATCGCCCGGCCCGCCCTTGATGACTTCCATGGGGTAGAGCCGGAACGACAGCAGCACGGCCTTCTTGGCCCACTGGTTGACGACCCAGTCGCCGTCCTTCTTCTCCGCCACCCGGATCCGGCCCTTGTCGAGGAGGTCGAGCGCGGTGTCGACGGCCTCGCGCACCTCGCCCCTGGTCGAAGTGCCGATCGTCTCACGGTCGTCGAATGCGGCGTCGATGATGCCGGCAAGCGCGGCGATGTCCGTGTTGAGGTGATTCATGTCCGTGCGGGCTCCGGTCGTCTCGAAAAAGGCGGGGGTCACCCCGGTTGTCCGTTTTGAAGCGCGGACGATAGCCGCGGCGGTCCCTGAGTGCAATGCGGCCCCGTCGCCCTCCTTGCGGCACTCTTGCGCTGGTGCCGCGAAACGCCTACCGAGGGCGGGGCCGCGGGAGGCCCTCAAGGCGCGACAAGGGGAGAGGCGCAATGCAAGATGGCGAAGGCCGCCGGTCCGGCAAGGGCTTTCCGACCGCGGTCCAGGACCGCGAGGCCTGGGAGCGCACGCCCGACACGCCGCAGACCCTGTCGCCGGCCT encodes the following:
- a CDS encoding FitA-like ribbon-helix-helix domain-containing protein — its product is MADLLIRNIDPGLKERLRQRAEAHRRSLSDEVKALLGQQLAPADERKGLGTRIHELFAPLGGVDLELPEDQFPEAPPRFE
- the truA gene encoding tRNA pseudouridine(38-40) synthase TruA, yielding MPRYKLTVEYDGGPFVGWQRQKNGVSVQEVLEAAVAGFCGETVTVGGAGRTDAGVHALGQVAHVDLAKNWPSDTVRDALNAHLRPHPVAVLSAESVPDDFDARFSATARHYLYRIVNRRAPLTVERGRAWQVTKPLDAERMHAAAQHLVGLHDFTTFRSSECQAKSPVKTLDVLSVERIGETIEIRASARSFMHNQVRSMAGSLAEVGTGRWSPEDMKAALEACDRTRCGPVAPPDGLFLTAVDYE
- the def gene encoding peptide deformylase yields the protein MAKLDIITLPDPRLRLVCEPVKEVDDDIRQLMDDMLETMYDAPGIGLAAIQVAVPKRVIVVDVAGKDEEENPICLANPEILWKSEETKVYQEGCLSIPDYYEDVERPDRIRVKFLGYDNTWQEIEADGVLSVCIQHEIDHLDGGLFIDYLSKLKRDRVVKKFKKYARQDVKFEKVGAA
- a CDS encoding GNAT family N-acetyltransferase, which encodes MTEPADLIVREEHIAERSSVVRLLCDAFGKIDEAQLTEDLHRDGDVLVGLVAEADGDIVGYVLFSRVVIETLEGPVPAVTLAPLAVAEAYRRRGIGAALVEQGLGRLAAKGEDIVFVIGHPDYYRRFGFSSEDARAFRCPWSKEAGDAHMVLSLTSRRLAGKTGSVTYSRGFERFVPAGEASR
- the fmt gene encoding methionyl-tRNA formyltransferase, producing the protein MPLKIAFMGTPDFSVPTLVEILGQGHEVAAVYTRAPRPAGRGMDERKSPVHEKAEAFGIPVHTPKTLRDEAEQARFADLGVDVAVVVAYGLILPAPVLDAPVHGCLNLHASLLPRWRGAAPINRAIMAGDAATGVMVMRMEEGLDTGPVCMSEEVAITGEMTAGQLHDRLARLGGDLMVRALAALERDALSCTPQGAQGVTYAKKIDKAETRIHWTRTADELHDHVRGLSPFPGAWCEMARGGKTERIKVLRTETAEGTGAPGTLLDDALTIACGDGAIRLLEVQRAGKAAMSAEAFLRGAGLTVGAVLR
- a CDS encoding lytic murein transglycosylase, with amino-acid sequence MPGRPTTRRASLALALALAAMAVARPAAASFESCVAGLKRDAVRAGVSPSVASKALDGARYDEKAVRFSGKQPEHKTPIWDYMAFLVDEQRISDGKAMMRKYDRVLRAVQQRYGVDRHVVAAVWGIESNYGRDQGDFYIPHALASLTCVGGRRSSFFREQLIAALKLASQDHLRTDQLYGSWAGAFGQTQFIPTTYRRLAVDGDGDGRRDLINSVPDALASTANFLRKSGWRPGESFLWEVKLPNGYRGPSGRKRTASIATWRKRGLTKVDGRPLGNGGNAGLLLPAGKRGPAFLVFRNFNAIYSYNLAESYALAISHLADRLAGYGPIQTPWPTRDGGLSRAERLELQKLLNRAGFNVGEPDGKVGQATRAGIERAEAHFGMEVTGRAGREIYRRLGGR
- a CDS encoding type II toxin-antitoxin system VapC family toxin, which produces MILLDTNVVSELMRPAPNRQVVAFIDGHARTHFFLPAPALAELFAGVELLPDGRRKADLRGQLQRVADDLFVGRIAPFDEESARAYGLVIAERTRQGRPISVVDAEIAAIARHTGFAVATRNLGDFVGLGLALIDPFDKPA
- a CDS encoding DNA recombination protein RmuC; protein product: MNETLLLIGDRAVSTGEAVFAAALLFFLILLVMTVALWRNARARAEAEAAAAERGHEMEARIADLLRTQSEMTGRMQTMAEVFGSRQSDLTRALAERLDGLGHRLGQSMSQTSKDTQSNLSQLNERLALIDRAQKSIQDLTGQVSGLQQVLANKQTRGAFGQGRMEAIISDGLPAGSYTLQATLSSGTRPDCLIHMPNEAPGLVVDAKFPLEGFTRFREAETPEQAQQAAQQVRRDISKHVQDISERYFIPGETQDTAFLFVPSEAIFADLHEHFDDLVQKAHRARVVIVSPALLVLSIQIVQTVLRDVRMREEALVIQREVAHLADDTNRLRDRVLKLQNHFGQATRDVEQILISSDKIIKRGSKIEALDFDDVHRDTEPGRDGGTGRDDAAAARNAAE